DNA from Sulfodiicoccus acidiphilus:
GGTTAACCCCGGACAATGGGAATTCCCCCTCGCCGTAGGAGACTACTGGATGGGGCGAATGGAACTATACGTCTCGTCCAAGAGGCTGTCTCAGTGGATGAAGGGAAGGGAGGCAGTCCTGCTCAAAGGTCCGCTGGGGACGAGACTTCCTGCTATGAGGGAAGTACTAGCGTTCTCTACATCTGTTCATCTCTACGATCTGCTTTACCCCCTCAGGGAAGTAGTACGAGGTGGGGGCAAGGCGCGGTTGGTATGTGAGGACTGCGATACTGAGTTCGTAGACGAGGTCGATAGACCTGAGGGCGTGCTTGTATCCGTGCCGCCAGATAAGCTAATGCGAATGGAGGTTCCCTTTCCTGCCTATGTTTACGTCAGGTGGGCGAATATGAACTGCATGTTGGGAGTGTGCGGTACATGTGTGGTTGGTGGGAGACTGGCCTGCACCTCAGGACCCTTCTTGAAGGTGGAGAGTGTTGAGAGTCTCAGGGAAATGCTACCTTGAGGGTAGGGGTTTGGTGGAGGCGTGCATCGAGTTCGATAGGGTCATTAGGAAGGTGCGCTCTCACTGCGTTCCCGACCTCACACTGAGAAGCGACGAACTCCTGATGCCGGGCTCAGTGGACCTTCACGTTCACGTGAGGGGTCTCGGGTTGAGCTACAAGGAGGACGTTTCGAGTGCGACCAGCGAGGCCGCGTACGGAGGGGTGACGCTAGTTGGTGACATGCCTAACACTCATCCCTACCTCAACACAGCGGAGGCGGTCCTTGAGAAGTTGAGGGAGATGGAGAGAAGTAGGATCGACTTCGTGGTCTACGCCGGCGTCGGGAGCGAAACGAAGAAGCTAGATGCGATGCCCATCGCTGGTTATAAGGTCTTCCCAGAGGACTTAGAGAGGCCAGAGTTAGAGGACGTGCTCTCTTCCTCGAAACTCAAGATTCTACATCCAGAGGTTCCTAACTCGCTCCAGGGACAGAGGACCCTCAGGGCTCTCTGGCAAGAGCTGGCGTCCCTGAGGTTGGTAAGGGGCAGATTTCACGTCACCCACTGCACCTCTAAGGAGACAGTGGAACTAGCTCACGGCTCTGGATTCACTGCAGACCTGACTCCTCACCACCTATTACTCCACGAGTCGGACTGTTGGGACAAGGTCAATCCTCCCTTGAGAGACGAGACAACAAGACGAGCCCTCTGGGACTCGCTCTGGGTGGCAGAGGCCGTTGTCAGTGATCACGCACCTCATTTGCCGGAGGAGAAGAGGTGGCACTACGACATTTGTCCTCCTGGGATAGCCGCAATTTCCTTCACCACTCCTTTCATTTACTCCCTCGTATTTAGGGGGGTCCTGAGCGTGGATAGGGCGGTCCAACTGCTATCTAAGGGCCCCGCTACCATACTGGGGTTGAAGATGGGTGAGATCGCTGAGGGCTTCGCGGCCAACTTCACGGTTGTTAGGCGAGAATATTGGCGCTACTCCACTGCCTACACCAAGGCCTCTCACACCCCATTGGATGGCTATCCCTTGAATGCTAGAGTAACTATGACGTTCGTCCAAGGTAAGGTGGCCTTCGACGGTGGAGAAGTTTATCCCGTGAGAGGGGTGAACGCTATTGCCTGAGCTCGCAGGAGTTTCGTTCAGGGACCCCTTCGTTATCGCCTCTGGCATCGTTCCTAACCATCCGGAGTTGATTAGGCAGTTCTGCCACCTTTATGGTCCTGCTGGTGTGACTACCAAGAGCTTCACCTTGAATCCCCTAGACCCACATCCTCCCCCCACAGTGTTCAAGCTGGGAGATGGATGCTACATCAACGCCATAGGACTGTCTAACCCTGGAAGGGATGGCCTCAGGGAAATTAACGTTCCGTGCCGAGTTATATATAGCATCGCAGGCTCCTCTCCCGAGGAGTTCGGACAGCTGGCGTCCCTAGTGCCCAAGGGACATCTGGTGGAGTTGAACTTGAGTAGTCCTAACAGGAGGGGACTGGGGGAGTCCGTGGCACCAATGGTCAGGGAGATCGTCAGGGAAGTTGTAGGGGCGACCCAGAACCCTGTTCTAGTTAAGCTCGGTCCTTGGGATAACGTAATAGACCTAGCGGGGAGAGCCCTTGAAGCTGGGGCCAAGGGGCTCACGTTAATCAACACAGTCAAGGGAATGGCAATAGATGTTTACGAACGACGGCCGATCTTAACCTACACTACTGGTGGAGTGTCAGGCAAATGCATACACCACTTGGCCGTGAGGATAGTCGCCCAA
Protein-coding regions in this window:
- the pyrD gene encoding dihydroorotate dehydrogenase PyrD, producing the protein MPELAGVSFRDPFVIASGIVPNHPELIRQFCHLYGPAGVTTKSFTLNPLDPHPPPTVFKLGDGCYINAIGLSNPGRDGLREINVPCRVIYSIAGSSPEEFGQLASLVPKGHLVELNLSSPNRRGLGESVAPMVREIVREVVGATQNPVLVKLGPWDNVIDLAGRALEAGAKGLTLINTVKGMAIDVYERRPILTYTTGGVSGKCIHHLAVRIVAQVFKEYQADVIGVGGVYSWEDAAELMLAGAKLVGVGTAIIDRGPRVLTQIREGFGKFLDKKGINATELVGAGVR
- the pyrC gene encoding dihydroorotase is translated as MRVSGKCYLEGRGLVEACIEFDRVIRKVRSHCVPDLTLRSDELLMPGSVDLHVHVRGLGLSYKEDVSSATSEAAYGGVTLVGDMPNTHPYLNTAEAVLEKLREMERSRIDFVVYAGVGSETKKLDAMPIAGYKVFPEDLERPELEDVLSSSKLKILHPEVPNSLQGQRTLRALWQELASLRLVRGRFHVTHCTSKETVELAHGSGFTADLTPHHLLLHESDCWDKVNPPLRDETTRRALWDSLWVAEAVVSDHAPHLPEEKRWHYDICPPGIAAISFTTPFIYSLVFRGVLSVDRAVQLLSKGPATILGLKMGEIAEGFAANFTVVRREYWRYSTAYTKASHTPLDGYPLNARVTMTFVQGKVAFDGGEVYPVRGVNAIA
- a CDS encoding 2-polyprenylphenol hydroxylase, which codes for MIETSVVRAEVLEVKEAGKVTRITVRYPFRPEPGNFVSLVNPGQWEFPLAVGDYWMGRMELYVSSKRLSQWMKGREAVLLKGPLGTRLPAMREVLAFSTSVHLYDLLYPLREVVRGGGKARLVCEDCDTEFVDEVDRPEGVLVSVPPDKLMRMEVPFPAYVYVRWANMNCMLGVCGTCVVGGRLACTSGPFLKVESVESLREMLP